The genomic window actaagcaagactgtttactcaattcggtgtgtttacaagtttgatatatgctgtgacgttgtaggcataaattaaatgaaggttaatagttaggctcgccacaggctttgtccctgactatcattatctgattaacatccacacagacacgcatagcttctcacctagttaaaccttccccctcagccgtaAAGCAACGGCCGTAAAGCAACCTAAGAAGAAGGGGGGGTGCTCTTATCTTAGGCACCATTCTTTAAAgaatgctaatttacattcacacgcacacactcctcgttgttattcagtttgattgttaagtaatttgtgtttttatactttattatgttcataataaatgttcttctttcacaaatgaactgtcattaatattgcataagtgaattttgccaaccatCACAGTTAAGAAcgccataaccttcattgttcattatacaatctttaatggtaaaatattgagatttctaattgaactagatctaaatgagactgatcttaatcaatgaattggctatcttttcccttctatgaagggtggtgccctgcgagaactttaaccaattaaagttatgatttaatataaattattttcaatattaatgttttatattttattgagtGCCTCAAGGCACACCATtgtatggtaacactttttacgtactattgcacaacaccagCTCCGATCCTTCAGGCGAGGGAAACCCACTGGGATGAGGAGTGTATGAGGGAGATCGAGAAGGAGTGGATGggaggcagggccggccctagcacatttggtgCTCTAGGGAAGCTtcactcctgcccccccccccccccaacaaaaaaaaaaaatttctcAAAACTATTTTCCACGAAAACTTATaacattatttctttctttgtcgaGTTGCTTggccacacacactaacaatacgcctcaatgtgctagtatgttctgacaacaccaaggagccaGTACCCCTTCCGTTTTTACGATTTTTggctaatttttttttttttatgtcaaactattggttggagatatatgttacgggtcccaagattgataccaaagtaactaagtatatctgtagaatacaacataaatgcagcagcagtaacgacacagagccttcagttcctcatctggactgcatcttatttaaattaaacacaatttcaagtacaagcatttctctgagtgtaactgcattttaaagagcAGTTACACCTTGGAATACCTTTGGAATACCTTTCCCCTGACTATCTGTCTAACCAATGCTAACTACCTTCTCTAGACCCtagtcttcatgcatttcatgacaggtgttttaaacacaaaaccaatgaccaggtaaagccccagctatgctgttactcaccagacggacatggacgtgtacccaagacacaaagtcaaatcatgtttatgcacaaaaataacaaacaaaaataacagacCAACAGACCCCCCGAGAGAGATACTGTTGCTTATTCCTACCAGGAAAGGTAACTCCAAAAGGTAAATCCATCTAATTAGTGCCTGATAAGTAATGCAATTAGTCCCACCAATGTAAGCTCAAAGCACTACATTCACACTCTAAAGTTATCACACACCCTGGGCTACCAGTACACTATTCCAGGGGAAACTTATCCTACTAGGGGCCTATtactttctcaggacagaaaagggtgagaaacaaacctggatctggagttcggacgagcccccactCGTTACACCTTGGCTCATGTGTGCAtcaagaaacactgaatggcacaaagctctgcagttacagtatttatgcatttattctacaggaataatactacaaagaacaaaatacaaagaaaacctccACATGCCCATGTTGAGGTAGACCCGGTGAATGAGAGACCAGAGCCCAGTCTACAGGCCCCTTAAGTAGTGGGCCCCCAGGTGTGCCACATCCCCACTGATCACCAGGCTccgactccgcctacaggagcctgaaacacaacacacacagcagacaactccagggttgtcacaagaTGAATGACATGATGTATAAGGAAGATATAGGGAGGTGGTGGggaaggttgaaagaggggataagggGCATGAGCAAGAAACACAGTAAGAATAGgggaaagaatgagagaaaagttAAAACAGGAGTTAgacgaagaggagaagaaagctgggGAAGGGGTAATTGTGACAGAGGGATGCATAAGGATGAAAGAtgaactaaaggagatagaGCAGGGAATGTGAAAAGGTGCAATAATTATAAGTAAGGCGAGGTATGCAATAGAGGGTGAAAAATGTACAGGGtatttcttagggctagagaagacaaggcaggagaaaattTATTTTGAGCCAGTGGAGGGAAAGGGAAGGGAAAAATTAACGGACCTTGTAGGGATAgtggaaagagttgaagaattttatatagagttatataagaaagaagaggtagatgaggagagtagcagacaggtgaTGGACAAGATGGAAGATAGACTGAGCGATGAGAATAGAGAGTTGTGCGAAGGACAGATAAGTAATGGAGAGCCAATGACTGcacctcatcagctccatcgCCATTGCTTCATCCTCGCCTTCCATCTCTACCATTACGGTtagctccctctcattcccttGGTTTGCAGCTCTTGCTCTGCCTTTAACTCCGTGCCTCTCCCGCTATCACCTCCGTGGGTCACCGCGTTTCCACTCACCCGCTCCGTGCTTGCCTCCGCCATTGTCACGAGGTACACTTCCAAACAGGCTCAGACAcccccgcacagtgcgtcactgccgcagggggacacaaacacactagacAAGACAATCACACCcctaacgtccggttggatttacacataagaagaataggtagacgtagatagagtagaagaaaaagctgggatgtggtggtagatctggtgaaggggagagcccagtgtgcagccctcTTAAATACTGGTCAGCAACAGATGTGccatatcactgctgattactaaggtctgactccgcctacaggaacctgaaacacacacaagcacaacaccacagcagcacaactccagggttgtcacacaatattatgataaaattgcaccttaatttttattttctgcacatttcccctgattcatttacatgtataaataggtattgtgggtgaaatcattcgcttacagatttaccacgctgaacacgccccttgaggtcgtcacagtgagatggcaagagcagtgaaagaagccaaacttaagtgtctattccacaagtaaaataagtttctacgtcaatgtattgtcagtttttcgtttgttcgaaaagaagagtttattattttaaacaatcccctcggacagatcttgctgtttgggggaaatttcgatttttttgtttaacctcgaaagacggacagcatggcaacaaacgagaaggagcagacagacgtaaaaacaatcacggacagagcaagaggaggagatgaaagaagtgaagtgaaggacggacaacaagagaacagacaggaaaatgccagtgagagggcacacggaccaaacacttccactaTGGCAAGCCGATTTGACATAAATTCGCTAGACTGGATATGTGTTGCAGATATCTGCAATTCAGTTTCGCCTAGTCAAAGAGAACATTTTGGATATCCGCAACTACATTCCTCCTATCCACAACTGTCATTTCAGATATCCACAAAGACATTCCTCCTAGGAGAAATGACGTCATTTTTGCCATTCATGTCTATGGGGTTTCTCATTACAGATATCTACAATTCAATTGCGGATATCCACTATGTGAATTACGGATATCTGCAACTGAATTGTAGATATCTGTAATTCCAGTTGGAGATATCTACAATTTGATTCTGACTAGTCATAATTCCAGTTCAAGATATCTTTAATTCACCTCAATTCAAGATATCTACATGTCCCTTTTCAGATATCTTAAATTAAGTTTTGACTAGGCGAAATTACATTGTAGATATCTCTAACTGGAGTTAAGACTAGTCAAAACGACGTTGTAGATATCTCAAACTGGAGTTAGGGATAGTCATAATTTAATTGTAGATATCTATTATCAGGTTATAGATATCTTGAAATTAATTTTGATTAGAGATATCTAAAGTTGTAGATATCTGTAACTTTCATTCCGCCTAGTCAAAATTGAATTAGAGATATCTTAAACTAGAGTTTTGACTAGGCGAAATTACGTTTCAGATATCTGTAATGACAAATTATAGGACCGCCTACCACTTTAGACGGGAGCGGAGCAGGTCGTTGTCGTTCATCATCATTCACACAATACACCTGTGTTCACTGATTACATCGGTCCACGGATCAGTTTAGTACCATGTCACAGCAGCCGGCAGTCGAGGGGGTCGGGGTTTTTAACCGTCTTTTTAACGCTGCAGCCCGTGCCAGGCAGGAGCTGGCAACGAGCAATGAGGATTCCCGATTACTTTCTTCAACGAGAAGACTATTTCGCCGGGAAGTTCCACGAGTTCGGGGTAAGTTTGGCCATTTGCTAGCTAGCAGAATGTGGTAGCAGAAGTTCGGGGTAACGTTAGCTGTTAAATATGTTAACCTATCTTGTTTTTCCGGGTTGACTATCGTGCTTCGTTATCGTTACTATAAAGTTATTTGCAGCATAATTCACAGCCTCATACGTATTTAAGTGTAACGTTAATTCAGCTGCTACCTCAGGGATTCCCAATCTGGTACGTGAGCTGCTAACTTGCTAGCTGCTAGCAGGGGGGGTCATCCCTATGttccccgtttttttttttttaaaaggctccTATGTTCCCCGCTTTTCCCAAAAAATGTGAGATGAAAAGGGCAATGTCAGAAAGGTGttaaatttactttttaaatcttatttaatTACTGCACTTTGATAACATTTAATGCTGGTCTCTCGACCTTATCCTTATAATGTTGGACTTATTTGCACTACCACCATGACTGGCTATTGCTAGACCAAGCTCAACTGTAGCATGTGCAAAAGCTGCAGGGCGAAATCAAATCGCCGGAAGATTGGGCTGGGGGTTACACGAAGGGGAAACGCAGATATTTCCACGGTGTTTGGCCTctaatttacacaaacactttcttcttctctttttttttaatcacaaaacTATTCTCAAAATGAGCGTCGGAATTACGGCATGGCACCATTATAAAAGGTATACACTACAGTAAGCGGTAATATGGTGAGCCTTTCCAAGAGATCCGGCTCACTAAAAAGAGCCGAAATTCCCATCCCTAATTCCCTGGTTGTTTTTATCATTGGTGTGACCAGAATTTTTTTCAATATCGCCGTTTTTCAGAATACCCTGCTGCTATGTATAAACATGGCCTAACCATGACGCACTTTATAATAGAGCACCTTACCACCCACTGAATCACAGGGTCAGTCCCTCTCTGCCTGCATGCCATACACCCCTCAGTACATTCATGtgaactttttatttgtttttatttagtatCTTATTGTCCATATTATTCATATAGATTTTAGCGAAGAGTGACTGACagttatgtatttgtgtttacaggAGGATCTGGTGGCCGCAGGGAAAACCTTATTTGGCAAGCAAAGCTTTTCCTCCTTCCAGGGCCAGATAGTGATTTTCTGCCCCCaacaaaaacacttgatgaactTGCTAAACTTGGATTAGGTAATGTGAGATTGAAGCACATAAGAATTGAGTGTTATTTACTTTTACACCTTATTATCCAACCTTCTTGCCAAGAAAACTATGGAACAAGCTTTTTTAATTCTAACTTGAGCCTGTCTGGTCCCATTTGTAAAACTGTGTATTGggagacatttttaattatgttaaaatacatttagcatttgttttaaagaaatattgtAGAGCTGTTTActctttaatgcattttcataAAAGTTTCCATGTAgccattttaataaatacaccTATGCCCTTCCAACACTTTCTCATGCCAAGGCATCATTTTGAAAGTGTTGAGGAATATCTCCCAATGAATCATTTTGCATCAGCGATCTAAAGTTAGTCAATGGTGGTTATGGTTAGTGTGGGTTCTAGGTGGTGCATTCGGAGGCTCAGCTACACCATATATCATATGTTAATGTTCTTTCACATATTATGCTCAGAGGCTCAACTGTGTGATGCCCTTGGGAGTGAAACCAGGCTTCCTCATCTCAGTCATATACAAATTTTGTTTAGCTTTAAACTTTGTAGAAGCACAACTTATCATAGGTTAGCTGTGGCAGTCATACAGGTCTACTTTAGTGGTTGGCAACACTGATTATCTCTGAAGCCAACAGTTTGGAAGCCTTGATTTGTGGAATTTATCGTCTTTGAAACTGTCTTCGCGAACATTGTAGGAGTCTGGGCAAGATCTCTAAGGACAGTTTGCGAGGATTCCTGAAATATCGGGAATATAGTATTAGTAACTAATGGCTGAGTTACTTTGCCACTAGAAGCAGATTATACTGATGtttacatttccatttttagGAAAACCTGTGCAAGATTCAGCAGACAGCCGCACAAACTCGAAGATTGGGTTGAACTGGAGTCTAGCGGAATTAAACAGCTTTGTTTGTCACAGCTACCCTCACATAAGCTTAAATTTGGTTGGGTTTGAATTGGCAAGAACAGGCAAAGGACGCAAAATCCAGATATTGAATGTTAGTTCTGTGAGGGAACTAAAAACAGCTGTTGGCAAAAGCAGACTTTACATCGTGCCACGAGCCACTGTCTTGCAGGTATGGAATTATATACACAGGGATTTATATCATACTACAGTGCTGAAGTTAGTTTTACCTTTGTAACCTATTTTGAGGTTCTTAGAAATAggctttttatgtttttttaccttgacagttataataataatgtactACAATCAAATGTGTTAACTGTAATGTCTGCCTGTAACTGAAGTTACCCTCTCTGACCTCAGGAAACCTCACCACCCTCAGCCATGTCCCAGAATTCATTCCCACCActttctgcagctccagcagcagatgaGACCTCACAGGTGGCTAaggaaaatgtggtttcagatcAGGTCCATATTGAAATGATTGCACATCTAAGATCAGTATGCACTTGATGAGTGGCAGATATAAAcggtgtttttgtctttttctaatatgtatttattatactgtGATGTCTGAGCAGTTACATTCCCCAGGCAAACAGTTTTTGTACGTTTTGATTTTCTGTGTACTGCCAGGTGGCATCCACATCCTCTGCCATATCCATGGTTTCATTCCCACCACTCTCAATTGCTCCAGTACAAGATGAGACCGCCCCTTTGGCTGAGAGTACCCAAGCTCAAAGTGTGGTTGCAAATCGGGTAACAAATTTTGACATTAAAGAATCTATTATTTTAAGTATGTGTAGGCCTATTTGATGGTGATTGGTGAGAAATACCATTTTTGATGTTTTACTTTAGGCTCTTCAAGAATGGCAAGCAATACGTGCCCAGCAAGACCAGGAATATAATGACAACTTGTTGGTGGATCAGGAGAAGGTAAAATTTCCAAGttgttattttgtatgttttacattatattacagaatgcataaataattttaatgtGGTATTTTAataggagaagaagaaactagCCTATCAGGCCTGTGAGGAAAGGCGTCAAAAGGTTTGTTTGTAATATTCGCTTGAATGAACTAGCCGAAGAttaatttgaattttctttttaatgagaGCAATAACATTTCAGGCTATTGAAGCAAGACATCAGCGTCTATCTGCATGTGAGGTACCCTCTGATGGGGTGttgatcaaatttaaatatCCAGATGGACACCTCAACATGAGGAAATTCAGCTTGTGTGAGCCAATTCAGGTGATGTGTGTTCAGCTTGAGAAAATATCAAGTGTCGTCACAGTGGGTTGTCAAACGTCACTGGTGTAACACTGTTTCACATATTTTTAGACCTTGTTTGACTTTGTGGGACAAGATGATGGTGCCAGTGAAATCTTTGTGGTACAAGAAGCCACATCATCAAGATCAATTGAGAGCAGTTCCGCCGGGTCAATAATTGATCATGGCATAAAACCATCCTCAACTCTTTACGTACTTTGGTTTTCAAATCACCATGTACAGGTAAATGTATATTGCATTGTATTTCCTGTCTCAAatgaaaaattgtttttttttgtgcaagcTCATGtattgtgtatgtttgtcttcAGGAAATTCTCTCAGGTCAACAAAATGATGGAGCTCATGCCCCAAACCATACATCTCCTGGTCAGTCGTCGCTGTCTGAGCCCTCAACCCAGCAAAGTCTCTCTGTGCCCTCTCTCCAGTCTGAGCCCTCAACCCAGCCAAGTCTCTCTGTGACCTCCACCCACTCACTGCTGTTTGAGCCCTCTCTCCAGCCTCTGCCATCTGAGAACTCTATCCAGCCATCGCTCACTCTGATCTCACAACCACAAGAAATCCTGACTGATGAAGAACCATCACTCCCTCCTTCACCTGTCCAGGAACCaatcattgatcttgatgaacaaGAGGAGACGGTTTCA from Platichthys flesus chromosome 22, fPlaFle2.1, whole genome shotgun sequence includes these protein-coding regions:
- the LOC133933192 gene encoding uncharacterized protein LOC133933192, translating into MFTFPFLGKPVQDSADSRTNSKIGLNWSLAELNSFVCHSYPHISLNLVGFELARTGKGRKIQILNVSSVRELKTAVGKSRLYIVPRATVLQETSPPSAMSQNSFPPLSAAPAADETSQVASTSSAISMVSFPPLSIAPVQDETAPLAESTQAQSVVANRALQEWQAIRAQQDQEYNDNLLVDQEKEKKKLAYQACEERRQKVCL